One part of the Humulus lupulus chromosome 9, drHumLupu1.1, whole genome shotgun sequence genome encodes these proteins:
- the LOC133801125 gene encoding staphylococcal-like nuclease CAN2 isoform X2 — MMEVITPSRPMVFGQPPTASPPLPVIYSTLILPLRSIFLYNMVPEGLSKHVHSSKTAQAKWYRRLLEAWRGAKPPPKTAKEAALLIIKTLNKVQKSDIVGLLRFYGLSIPDDTVVEFSAELPTTLPEDVQFTMQTLPVDPRAVQDGDSVTVYVSTEDPRESVSIPPQVNFFAGKRLKARINRDNGKAKELHDKIINSGYRVLKIDDKEILARKYRIRLRGIDAPEHKMPYGDEAKDELTKLVQGKCLSILVYEEDQYGRTVGDIYCNGIFVQEVMLKKGCAWHYVTYDKRPQLARWEKEARAKKVGL; from the exons ATGATGGAGGTCATCACTCCCTCCCGCCCCATGGTGTTTGGGCAGCCACCGACGGCCTCTCCGCCCTTACCAGTGATCTATTCCACTTTGATATTACCTCTCAGGTCTATCTTTCTATATAATATG GTCCCAGAAGGACTCAGTAAGCATGTTCATTCATCCAAGACTGCCCAAGCTAAATG GTATAGAAGACTCCTGGAGGCATGGAGAGGAGCCAAACCACCTCCAAAAACAGCTAAAGAAGCAGCTCTGCTCATAATCAAAACCCTGAACAAAGTCCAGAAGTCAGATATAGTG GGGCTATTGAGATTCTATGGTCTCTCAATTCCTGATGACACAGTTGTGGAATTTTCTGCTGAGCTCCCAACTACATTGCCTGAAGATGTGCAATTTACAATGCAAACATTACCA GTTGATCCAAGAGCAGTTCAAGATGGGGATTCAGTAACTGTATATGTCAGCACTGAAGATCCCCGTGAATCGGTGAGCATTCCCCCTCAAGTGAACTTTTTTGCAGGAAAACGATTGAAAGCACGTATCAATAGAGACAATGGAAAAGCAAAGGAACTCCATGATAAAATTATTAATTCTGGTTACAG GGTACTGAAGATAGATGACAAGGAGATTCTTGCTCGAAAGTATCGAATTAGGCTAAG GGGAATAGATGCACCAGAACATAAAATGCCATATGGAGATGAAGCCAAAGATGAGCTGACTAAACTTGTACAAGGAAAATGCCTAAGTATTCTTGTGTATGAAGAAGATCAATACGGCCGTACTGTTGGTGACATATACTGCAATGGCATTTTTGTACAA GAAGTAATGCTCAAGAAAGGTTGTGCATGGCACTATGTAACTTATGATAAACGCCCCCAACTGGCCAGG tgggaAAAAGAGGCTCGGGCCAAGAAAGTGGGATTGTGA
- the LOC133801125 gene encoding staphylococcal-like nuclease CAN2 isoform X1: MGNALRFLYGYCCKPTTADDGGHHSLPPHGVWAATDGLSALTSDLFHFDITSQVPEGLSKHVHSSKTAQAKWYRRLLEAWRGAKPPPKTAKEAALLIIKTLNKVQKSDIVGLLRFYGLSIPDDTVVEFSAELPTTLPEDVQFTMQTLPVDPRAVQDGDSVTVYVSTEDPRESVSIPPQVNFFAGKRLKARINRDNGKAKELHDKIINSGYRVLKIDDKEILARKYRIRLRGIDAPEHKMPYGDEAKDELTKLVQGKCLSILVYEEDQYGRTVGDIYCNGIFVQEVMLKKGCAWHYVTYDKRPQLARWEKEARAKKVGL; the protein is encoded by the exons ATGGGAAATGCACTGAGATTCCTATACGGTTATTGCTGCAAACCCACAACCGCAGATGATGGAGGTCATCACTCCCTCCCGCCCCATGGTGTTTGGGCAGCCACCGACGGCCTCTCCGCCCTTACCAGTGATCTATTCCACTTTGATATTACCTCTCAG GTCCCAGAAGGACTCAGTAAGCATGTTCATTCATCCAAGACTGCCCAAGCTAAATG GTATAGAAGACTCCTGGAGGCATGGAGAGGAGCCAAACCACCTCCAAAAACAGCTAAAGAAGCAGCTCTGCTCATAATCAAAACCCTGAACAAAGTCCAGAAGTCAGATATAGTG GGGCTATTGAGATTCTATGGTCTCTCAATTCCTGATGACACAGTTGTGGAATTTTCTGCTGAGCTCCCAACTACATTGCCTGAAGATGTGCAATTTACAATGCAAACATTACCA GTTGATCCAAGAGCAGTTCAAGATGGGGATTCAGTAACTGTATATGTCAGCACTGAAGATCCCCGTGAATCGGTGAGCATTCCCCCTCAAGTGAACTTTTTTGCAGGAAAACGATTGAAAGCACGTATCAATAGAGACAATGGAAAAGCAAAGGAACTCCATGATAAAATTATTAATTCTGGTTACAG GGTACTGAAGATAGATGACAAGGAGATTCTTGCTCGAAAGTATCGAATTAGGCTAAG GGGAATAGATGCACCAGAACATAAAATGCCATATGGAGATGAAGCCAAAGATGAGCTGACTAAACTTGTACAAGGAAAATGCCTAAGTATTCTTGTGTATGAAGAAGATCAATACGGCCGTACTGTTGGTGACATATACTGCAATGGCATTTTTGTACAA GAAGTAATGCTCAAGAAAGGTTGTGCATGGCACTATGTAACTTATGATAAACGCCCCCAACTGGCCAGG tgggaAAAAGAGGCTCGGGCCAAGAAAGTGGGATTGTGA